From Catharus ustulatus isolate bCatUst1 chromosome 17, bCatUst1.pri.v2, whole genome shotgun sequence, the proteins below share one genomic window:
- the OSER1 gene encoding oxidative stress-responsive serine-rich protein 1, which translates to MMKSEAKDGEEESLQTAFKKLRVDTAGCTTSLSVGDGTSPRAVVRTVADETKPKNVCASKETWHGSVKKPSRGVVRTQRRRRSKSPILHPPKFIHCSTKSHSTCSQLVQKSHADAQEDSSGFGMPVPKEACAHERCSMAPDAGQKGADEALGVSVARLTSENTQENSPAAASPASKTSLKTTELSDFQSMSKLNTAEPCACADKACQCKLWQDMEVYKFSGLQSSLPLAPDRTVCEDHSQPLPSRTPSSSPRSCSEQARAFVDDVTIEDLSGYMEYYLYIPKKMSHMAEMMYT; encoded by the exons ATGTACCACTTCTCTCTCTGTGGGTGATGGGACAAGTCCCAGAGCAGTAGTTAGAACAGTGGCAGATGAAACCAAGCCTAAGAATGTGTGTGCTTCTAAGGAAACCTGGCATGG GTCTGTGAAGAAGCCCTCGAGAGGAGTTGTGAGAACCCAGCGTCGCAGGCGTTCCAAGTCTCCGATTCTTCATCCTCCCAAGTTTATCCATTGCAGCACAAAATCCCATTCCACATGCAGCCAGCTGGTGCAGAAGAGCCATGCTGATGCCCAGGAGGACAGCAGTGGGTTTGGGATGCCAGTCCCAAAGGAAGCTTGTGCACACGAACGCTGCAGCATGGCTCCGGATGCCGGCCAGAAGGGAGCTGATGAGGCTTTGGGAGTTTCTGTTGCACGGTTGACATCGGAGAACACTCAGGAGaactctccagctgcagcttctccagcgTCCAAAACAAGCCTAAAGACTACAGAGCTGTCTGACTTCCAGTCTATGTCCAAGCTGAACACGGCTGAGCCATGTGCATGTGCAGATAAAGCCTGTCAGTGCAAACTGTGGCAAGATATGGAAGTGTACAAATTCTCTGGCTTGCAGAGCAGCCTCCCCCTGGCACCTGACAGAACGGTTTGTGAGGATCACTCCCAGCCTTTACCATCAAGAACTCCCTCAAGTTCTCCACGCTCTTGCTCTGAGCAAGCCAGGGCCTTTGTGGATGATGTGACAATTGAAGATCTTTCAGGATACATGGAGTATTACTTGTATATTCCAAAGAAAATGTCTCACATGGCAGAAATGATGTACACCTGA